The following proteins are encoded in a genomic region of Glycine soja cultivar W05 chromosome 17, ASM419377v2, whole genome shotgun sequence:
- the LOC114392058 gene encoding ranBP2-type zinc finger protein At1g67325-like, which translates to MSWSGGDWMCGVCEHINFKKREACQSCGYPKYGGHDPSTYRYNKTEALAGDWFCNCGAHNYASRSSCYRCGAIKDYYSSGEYGSDTFPPGWKNGDWLCPRIGCGVHNYASRTECFKCKVPRDLD; encoded by the exons ATGAGCTGGTCTGGAGGAGATTGGATGTGTGGTGTTTGTGAACACATAAATTTCAAGAAGAGGGAAGCATGCCAGAGTTGTGGATACCCCAAGTATGGTGGCCATGACCCTTCAACCTACAGATACAACAAGACTGAAGCATTAGCAGGGGACTGGTTCTGCAACTGTGGAGCTCACAACTATGCCAGTAGATCAAGCTGCTATAGATGTGGTGCAATCAAAGACTATTACTCTTCTGGAGAATATGGATCTGACACTTTCCCCCCTGGATGGAAGAATGGAGACTGGCTTTGCCCAAG AATCGGCTGTGGAGTACATAATTATGCTAGCAGGACAGAATGCTTCAAATGCAAAGTGCCAAGGGATTTAG ACTGA
- the LOC114394234 gene encoding early nodulin-93-like, translating into MAKRNVAANSSFERSTLASLDQKLAMAKRCSHEGVMAGAKAAVVATIATAIPTLASVRMLPWAKANLNHTAQALIISTVAGAAYFIVADKTVLATARKNSFNPPTNA; encoded by the exons atgGCCAAAAGAAATGTCGCTGCTAATTCTTCTTTTGAGAGGAGTACCTTGGCTTCTCTGGATCAAAAGTTGGCCATGGCCAAGCGCTGTTCCCATG AGGGTGTGATGGCAGGAGCCAAGGCTGCAGTTGTTGCTACTATTGCAACTGCCATTCCAACT CTGGCTAGTGTAAGGATGCTACCTTGGGCAAAAGCCAATCTCAATCACACTGCGCAAGCTCTCATAATTTCCACAG TGGCAGGAGCTGCATATTTCATAGTAGCTGACAAGACCGTTTTGGCAACTGCAAGAAAGAACTCCTTCAACCCACCCACCAATGCATGA
- the LOC114394235 gene encoding early nodulin-93-like isoform X2, translated as MAKRSVAANSSFESTSLASLDQKLAMAKRCSHEGAMAGAKAAVAATIATAIPTLASVRMLPWARANLNHTAQALIISTVAGAAYFIVAHKTVLATARKNSFNPPSNA; from the exons ATGGCCAAGAGAAGTGTTGCTGCTAATTCTTCTTTTGAGAGTACTAGCTTGGCTTCTCTGGATCAAAAGTTGGCCATGGCCAAGCGCTGCTCTCATG AGGGTGCGATGGCAGGAGCCAAGGCAGCTGTTGCTGCTACTATTGCCACTGCCATTCCAACT CTGGCTAGTGTAAGGATGCTACCTTGGGCAAGAGCAAATCTCAATCACACTGCTCAAGCTCTCATAATTTCCACAG TGGCGGGAGCAGCATATTTTATAGTAGCTCACAAGACCGTTTTGGCAACTGCAAGAAAGAACTCCTTCAACCCACCCTCCAATGCATGA
- the LOC114394235 gene encoding early nodulin-93-like isoform X1 — translation MAKRSVAANSSFESTSLASLDQKLAMAKRCSHEGAMAGAKAAVAATIATAIPTLASVRMLPWARANLNHTAQALIISTVAGAAYFIVADKTVLATARKNSFNRPSKA, via the exons ATGGCCAAGAGAAGTGTTGCTGCTAATTCTTCTTTTGAGAGTACTAGCTTGGCTTCTCTGGATCAAAAGTTGGCCATGGCCAAGCGCTGCTCTCATG AGGGTGCGATGGCAGGAGCCAAGGCAGCTGTTGCTGCTACTATTGCCACTGCCATTCCAACT CTGGCTAGTGTAAGGATGCTACCTTGGGCAAGAGCAAATCTCAATCACACTGCTCAAGCTCTCATAATTTCCACAG TGGCGGGAGCAGCATATTTCATTGTAGCTGACAAGACTGTCTTGGCAACTGCAAGAAAGAACTCCTTCAACCGACCCTCCAAAGCATGA
- the LOC114392681 gene encoding protein kinase PINOID 2-like gives MLSAAPSMNTNTSVITAITTTRDEPDYDSSSSSITVPESSRSWMTNLSFGSRRRRSSVSVCSSTAESPHAKPHKANHAAWEAMRRLRRDKGQVGLDHFRLLRRLGSGDIGNVYLCQIRNPIVGLPQCFYAMKVVDREALAIRKKLQRAEMEKEILAMLDHPFLPTLYTEFDASHYSCLLMEFCPGGDLYAARQRQPGKRFSIASSKFYAAETLLALEYLHMMGIVYRDLKPENVLVREDGHIMLTDFDLSLKCDVVPKLLRSKTRLERSIKSTKRSMPACTAPMQPVLSCFLSSSRKKKKATVTTVIRENVEVEENDPELVAEPIDAKSKSFVGTHEYLAPEVILGQGHGSAVDWWTFGVFLYEMLYGRTPFKGENNEKTLVNILKQPLAFPRIVVGTSKEFEEMVNVQDLISKLLVKNPSKRIGSLMGSVEIKRHEFFKGVNWALIRAVRPPEVPSEMNKLRSRVLLPKLSKTDRDQPYQLRSHHFEYF, from the exons ATGTTATCAGCTGCACCCAGCATGAATACTAACACCTCTGTGATCACCGCCATCACCACCACACGGGACGAACCCGACTATGACAGCAGCTCCTCCTCGATTACGGTACCGGAATCAAGCAGGAGCTGGATGACCAACCTCAGCTTCGGCAGCCGGCGCCGCCGGAGCTCGGTCTCCGTCTGCTCCTCCACCGCGGAGAGCCCGCACGCAAAGCCCCACAAGGCGAACCATGCTGCATGGGAGGCGATGCGGCGGCTCAGGCGGGACAAGGGGCAGGTGGGGCTGGACCACTTCCGGCTGTTGCGCCGGCTGGGGAGCGGCGACATCGGGAACGTGTACCTTTGCCAGATAAGGAACCCCATTGTGGGGTTGCCGCAGTGCTTCTATGCCATGAAAGTGGTTGACAGAGAGGCACTTGCTATAAGGAAGAAGCTGCAGAGAGCGGAGATGGAGAAGGAGATTCTGGCCATGCTTGATCACCCTTTCTTGCCTACTTTGTATACTGAGTTTGACGCTTCTCATTACTCTTGCTTGCTCATGGAGTTCTGCCCCGGTGGAGACTTGTATGCTGCTCGCCAACGCCAGCCCGGGAAGCGCTTTTCCATAGCATCCTCTAA GTTTTATGCGGCTGAGACACTATTGGCACTGGAGTATCTTCACATGATGGGAATAGTGTACAGGGATTTGAAGCCAGAGAATGTTCTTGTGAGGGAGGATGGACACATTATGCTTACAGATTTTGATCTATCGCTGAAATGTGACGTTGTTCCCAAGCTGTTAAGGAGCAAGACCAGATTAGAACGCAGCATCAAGAGTACAAAGAGATCCATGCCAGCCTGCACTGCCCCCATGCAGCCTGTGCTGTCATGTTTCTTGTCATcatcaaggaagaaaaagaaagccaCTGTGACAACAGTTATAAGGGAAAATGTTGAGGTGGAAGAAAATGATCCAGAGCTGGTGGCTGAGCCCATTGATGCCAAGTCCAAGTCATTTGTGGGGACACATGAGTACTTGGCACCAGAAGTGATTCTGGGCCAAGGACATGGGAGTGCAGTGGATTGGTGGACATTTGGGGTGTTCTTGTATGAGATGTTATATGGTAGAACACCCTTCAAAGGTGAAAACAATGAGAAAACTCTCGTCAACATTTTGAAGCAGCCCTTGGCTTTCCCTAGAATTGTAGTTGGCACCAGCAAGGAGTTTGAAGAGATGGTGAACGTTCAAGACCTTATAAGCAAGTTGTTGGTGAAGAATCCTAGTAAGAGAATTGGAAGCCTCATGGGTTCTGTTGAGATCAAAAGGCATGAGTTCTTCAAAGGTGTAAATTGGGCCTTAATTAGAGCAGTTAGGCCCCCTGAGGTCCCTAGTGAAATGAACAAACTTAGGAGTAGGGTTTTGCTGCCAAAACTAAGCAAAACAGATAGGGATCAGCCTTATCAGCTTAGAAGTCATCATTTTGAATACTTCTAA